A window of Leptospira fainei serovar Hurstbridge str. BUT 6 contains these coding sequences:
- a CDS encoding SDR family NAD(P)-dependent oxidoreductase, whose product MEITGKTAVITGSAGGLGKAMAEHFAKLGANIVLSDISEEKLAEALRDIEAIGVKAIAVKTDVSKEADAEALMEKAVSKFGSLDIAVLNAGILRDGLLVKTDKQTGKVASKLSLSNWQSVIDVNLTGVFLTGREAAVQMINTGSKGIIIPIASVAMHGNPGQTNYSAAKAGVAAMTRLWAKELSRYGIRVAGIAPGFIATEMVMKDMNPEALKKWETQIPIGRLGHPTEIAETAAFIATNELVDGVVLEISGGVKI is encoded by the coding sequence TTGGAAATCACAGGTAAAACCGCAGTAATTACCGGTTCGGCCGGAGGCCTAGGCAAAGCGATGGCCGAACATTTTGCAAAACTAGGCGCTAACATCGTTCTCTCCGATATCTCGGAAGAAAAATTGGCGGAAGCTTTACGGGATATAGAGGCGATAGGCGTGAAGGCGATCGCAGTTAAAACGGACGTTTCCAAGGAAGCGGATGCAGAAGCGCTCATGGAAAAGGCCGTTTCAAAATTCGGAAGCCTGGATATCGCAGTATTGAATGCAGGAATTCTGCGAGACGGATTACTAGTAAAAACCGATAAACAGACCGGCAAAGTTGCATCCAAACTTTCCTTATCCAATTGGCAATCCGTAATAGACGTCAATTTAACTGGAGTTTTTTTAACTGGAAGAGAAGCAGCCGTACAGATGATCAATACCGGCTCTAAAGGAATCATCATTCCAATAGCGTCTGTTGCAATGCATGGAAATCCAGGCCAGACTAATTACTCGGCCGCAAAAGCCGGAGTTGCCGCAATGACTAGGCTTTGGGCGAAAGAACTAAGCCGTTACGGAATTCGCGTAGCGGGAATCGCTCCGGGCTTTATCGCCACTGAGATGGTCATGAAGGATATGAATCCTGAAGCATTAAAAAAGTGGGAAACTCAAATTCCGATAGGGAGACTCGGCCACCCGACTGAAATAGCTGAGACTGCAGCCTTTATAGCGACGAACGAGCTTGTCGACGGAGTCGTCCTTGAAATTTCCGGCGGAGTGAAAATTTAA
- a CDS encoding ArsR/SmtB family transcription factor, whose amino-acid sequence MAAQKLEIKKAHLDSTIRGLKAVAHPDRLKILLYLSKKEHSVGELVDALGISQSAASQHLSKMKEAGYLGSKKVSNQVFYSIKDQKFKSFAKSLLQIFSK is encoded by the coding sequence ATGGCAGCCCAAAAGTTAGAAATCAAGAAAGCCCACCTGGACTCGACCATCCGCGGATTAAAAGCAGTAGCTCATCCTGACAGATTAAAAATTCTACTGTATTTATCTAAAAAAGAACACAGCGTAGGCGAGTTAGTCGACGCGTTAGGAATTAGCCAATCTGCTGCTTCCCAACATCTGAGCAAGATGAAGGAAGCCGGATATCTTGGAAGCAAGAAAGTGTCCAATCAAGTTTTCTACTCCATTAAAGACCAGAAATTCAAAAGTTTCGCCAAGTCTTTACTTCAAATTTTCTCGAAGTAA
- the rfaD gene encoding ADP-glyceromanno-heptose 6-epimerase yields MSKIRVIITGGAGLIGSNLVRLLNERGVEDILIVDHLGILSKWKNLRDLCYTDYLEKEDFLSRVLSGQLPKGYTHVLHMGACSSTTESDASYLIKNNFEYTKVLAEACLDKRVHFLYASSAATYGDGIFGYDDKAPITDLRPLNMYGYSKHMFDLYAQKKGYLSKIIGVKFFNVFGLGESHKGDMRSVVLKGYEQILSEGKIKLFKSYKPEYKDGEQKRDFLYVKDAAKIAIHLFSGNHFGLFNVGRGAAETWMDLANGLFNALNRKSQIEFVDMPESLRAKYQYYTKASTDKLLSTGYVEGFTDLKTAIADYVKLLQTQSD; encoded by the coding sequence ATGTCTAAGATTCGAGTTATTATTACCGGCGGAGCGGGTTTAATCGGAAGCAACCTGGTGCGTCTTTTGAACGAGCGAGGCGTAGAAGATATTTTAATCGTGGATCACTTGGGAATCTTATCCAAATGGAAAAATTTACGAGACCTATGTTATACCGATTACCTTGAGAAGGAAGACTTTCTATCGAGAGTGCTTTCCGGGCAATTACCGAAAGGCTATACTCATGTTTTACATATGGGTGCCTGTTCTTCTACGACGGAATCGGATGCATCCTATCTGATCAAAAACAATTTCGAATACACGAAAGTATTAGCGGAAGCTTGCTTAGACAAGCGCGTTCATTTTCTTTATGCTTCGTCGGCCGCTACTTACGGAGACGGAATTTTCGGATATGACGATAAAGCCCCGATTACCGATTTGCGCCCGCTGAACATGTACGGTTATTCCAAGCATATGTTCGATTTATATGCCCAAAAGAAGGGGTATCTCTCGAAGATCATCGGAGTAAAATTCTTCAACGTATTCGGCCTCGGAGAATCGCATAAGGGCGATATGCGGTCAGTCGTCTTGAAAGGATACGAGCAAATTCTTTCGGAAGGAAAGATCAAATTATTTAAATCTTATAAGCCTGAATATAAAGACGGGGAACAGAAGCGCGACTTTTTATACGTGAAAGATGCCGCTAAAATTGCAATCCATCTATTCTCCGGAAATCATTTCGGCCTATTCAACGTAGGGCGGGGCGCGGCTGAGACTTGGATGGATTTAGCGAACGGCTTATTCAACGCTCTGAATCGGAAGAGTCAGATAGAATTCGTGGATATGCCCGAGAGTCTCCGTGCAAAGTATCAATATTATACGAAGGCCTCTACCGACAAATTACTGTCAACGGGATATGTCGAGGGCTTTACGGATCTTAAAACTGCGATTGCAGATTATGTAAAACTTCTGCAAACCCAATCAGATTAA
- a CDS encoding UbiD family decarboxylase has product MNIRSTGDFLRELSRHKELLEITDPIDPILELAELQRRVVAKRGPALLFRNVIGSKIPVATNLYGSEKRIHIAFGEDPERFVRRIAYSAKHLLPPTFGKIWEARSLAWSALKIGLRRISSPAVLETEEDNLDVLPAIKSWPKDAGRFITLPLVYTESPSTGKGNLGMYRIQFHGPKQTGMHIQIHRGGGFHYHEAEKNGQALPAHIYVGGPPALTIAAVAPLPEEISEFLLASLLLGERLRISRKPELSPLPIVADADFALIGKIPPNIRKPEGPFGDHYGYYALKHDYPVFEVDRIFRRKDAVWPATVVGRPPQEDHWIAEYLQDLLSPLFPLVMPQVKGVWAYEESGVHSLAAAIVKERYRKEAFMGALRILGEGQLSLTKVLMVTDQEVELKDFKKVFSTILERFDPETDLHIFSNIAQDTLDYTGPKVNEGSKAIFLGVGSKLRKLKSKIDTSFKNSKFKKPKVYCPGALVVSGTPYKRGDKLAELLLKESAIRGFTFVFLVDDSEGATASDHDFIWNVFTRFEPAADIHGNFQVRRNHLSFSSPVVIDARLKDWYPAVLEPDPKIAKRVEDRFGRLLNSL; this is encoded by the coding sequence ATGAATATTAGATCAACGGGAGACTTTCTTCGGGAGCTTTCCAGACATAAGGAATTGTTGGAAATCACGGATCCGATTGATCCAATTTTAGAGCTTGCCGAATTGCAGAGAAGAGTCGTCGCTAAACGGGGACCTGCATTACTTTTCCGGAATGTAATTGGATCTAAAATACCGGTGGCTACGAATTTGTACGGATCCGAAAAAAGGATTCATATCGCTTTCGGTGAGGACCCGGAACGTTTCGTCCGACGGATTGCGTATTCTGCAAAACATCTTCTGCCGCCTACGTTCGGAAAAATTTGGGAGGCCCGATCCTTGGCATGGTCGGCTCTTAAAATCGGTCTCCGCAGAATTTCTTCTCCAGCCGTTTTAGAAACCGAAGAGGATAATTTGGATGTACTTCCTGCAATCAAATCCTGGCCAAAGGATGCCGGACGATTTATCACCCTGCCTCTGGTTTATACTGAGAGTCCTTCGACCGGAAAGGGAAATTTAGGGATGTATCGAATCCAGTTTCACGGACCGAAACAAACCGGAATGCATATTCAAATTCATCGCGGCGGGGGATTTCACTATCATGAGGCGGAAAAAAACGGTCAAGCGTTGCCTGCTCATATTTACGTAGGAGGTCCTCCGGCCCTTACCATTGCCGCGGTAGCGCCTCTTCCTGAAGAAATCAGTGAATTTCTTTTGGCGTCCCTATTATTAGGAGAGAGATTGAGAATTTCCCGCAAACCGGAATTAAGTCCTCTACCCATCGTTGCGGATGCCGATTTTGCCTTAATCGGAAAAATCCCTCCGAATATCAGAAAACCCGAAGGGCCGTTCGGTGATCATTACGGATACTATGCACTTAAGCACGATTATCCGGTATTCGAAGTGGATCGTATCTTTCGAAGAAAGGATGCAGTCTGGCCCGCCACCGTAGTTGGACGTCCTCCTCAGGAAGATCATTGGATTGCGGAATACTTACAAGATTTATTATCTCCTTTATTTCCTTTAGTTATGCCGCAAGTGAAAGGGGTTTGGGCATACGAAGAATCCGGCGTTCATTCCCTTGCTGCGGCGATCGTAAAGGAACGATATAGGAAAGAAGCATTCATGGGCGCCTTGCGGATATTAGGGGAAGGCCAGCTCTCCCTTACGAAAGTTCTGATGGTAACGGATCAGGAAGTCGAACTTAAGGATTTCAAAAAAGTATTTTCGACGATTCTTGAAAGGTTCGATCCGGAAACAGACCTACATATTTTCTCGAATATCGCACAGGATACGTTGGACTATACCGGACCGAAGGTGAACGAAGGGAGTAAGGCGATCTTTTTAGGAGTAGGAAGTAAACTTCGAAAATTAAAATCCAAAATCGATACCTCCTTTAAAAATTCTAAATTTAAAAAGCCGAAGGTCTATTGCCCGGGGGCACTCGTCGTTTCCGGAACTCCTTACAAACGCGGAGATAAGCTTGCGGAACTTCTGCTAAAGGAATCGGCAATTCGGGGGTTTACATTCGTATTTTTGGTGGATGATTCGGAAGGAGCAACCGCATCGGATCACGATTTCATCTGGAATGTATTTACTCGATTTGAACCTGCTGCGGACATCCATGGAAATTTCCAAGTTCGAAGGAATCATCTATCTTTTTCTTCGCCGGTAGTCATCGACGCTCGTCTTAAAGATTGGTATCCTGCCGTTCTCGAACCGGATCCTAAGATAGCAAAACGAGTCGAAGATAGATTTGGTAGACTTTTAAATTCCCTTTGA
- the mutY gene encoding A/G-specific adenine glycosylase — translation MVFSSSLNSLHKFDEENFLNSARTKLRTWFLREKRDLPFRKNRTPYSTWVSEVMLQQTRVTTMIPLYESFLRRFPEPNDLAEADEEEVLRHWKGLGYYSRAKNLHKGVRKLVSEFSGIFPRTLEEALSLPGVGQYTASAILSISYNVPLAVLDGNAKRVLSRLFLFRGSSTKSNSILQELADQFLDREYPGDHNESVMELGARICLPTNPLCKECPVQKECKAYQEGVQQEIPIAEKKYKEIELGIRFLIIRAPAGILLLRYSKRRFFKTIFTLPFSWEGKSPYIADPVTNLDLTFQDTGMKFRHTITHHKIIGSIWEASISTKQSDDLVDSIRKIHDEVDFKWCNWDDLETEFPSSIAGKIKSAFSGKTPTLPGIHALTKKSKGDKRI, via the coding sequence ATGGTGTTTTCCAGTTCTCTTAATTCTCTGCACAAATTCGACGAAGAAAATTTTCTAAATTCGGCTCGGACTAAATTACGCACTTGGTTTTTGAGGGAAAAAAGAGATCTTCCGTTTCGAAAGAACCGAACGCCGTATTCGACCTGGGTAAGCGAAGTAATGCTTCAGCAAACCAGAGTTACTACGATGATTCCGCTTTACGAATCTTTTTTGCGACGATTTCCCGAACCGAATGATTTGGCGGAGGCGGACGAAGAGGAGGTCCTTCGGCATTGGAAAGGATTAGGTTATTACTCAAGGGCGAAGAATCTGCACAAAGGAGTTCGAAAGTTAGTTTCCGAATTTTCCGGGATCTTCCCGCGGACTCTTGAGGAAGCGCTTTCTTTACCGGGAGTCGGACAGTATACTGCAAGTGCGATTCTTTCGATTTCTTATAATGTTCCTTTGGCAGTTTTGGATGGAAACGCTAAAAGAGTCCTCTCGCGCCTTTTTTTATTTAGGGGAAGTTCTACAAAATCAAATTCGATTTTACAGGAGTTAGCGGATCAATTTCTGGATAGGGAATATCCCGGAGATCATAATGAATCCGTTATGGAATTGGGAGCTAGGATTTGCCTACCGACGAATCCTCTTTGCAAAGAATGTCCTGTGCAAAAAGAATGTAAAGCCTACCAAGAAGGGGTTCAGCAGGAAATTCCGATCGCTGAGAAGAAATACAAAGAAATTGAGCTGGGCATTCGATTTCTGATCATCAGAGCGCCGGCGGGTATTCTTTTACTTCGATATTCTAAAAGAAGATTTTTCAAGACTATTTTCACATTACCTTTTTCATGGGAGGGAAAATCTCCCTATATTGCGGATCCGGTTACGAACCTTGATCTTACCTTTCAGGATACCGGAATGAAATTTAGACATACGATCACGCATCATAAAATTATAGGCTCGATATGGGAAGCTTCGATTTCTACCAAACAATCCGATGATCTCGTCGATTCGATTCGAAAAATACATGATGAAGTGGATTTTAAATGGTGTAATTGGGATGATCTGGAAACCGAGTTTCCTTCGTCGATCGCGGGAAAAATTAAATCCGCTTTTTCCGGGAAAACGCCGACTTTGCCCGGAATTCATGCCCTAACAAAGAAATCAAAAGGCGATAAACGCATATGA
- a CDS encoding methyl-accepting chemotaxis protein has protein sequence MFANMSIANRLRGSFFLIVLILLVIASVGIVSLDRVFEAINGPMREAILKKDLASKLLRSTIEMEFRQVKAFRLDKANEIQESPGKFLTEFREKTDRDLRTLEPLIKRPKGIKLLKEFKKEREHYLSILEKILVLQSSKAGLTEVTSFFHSEVDPSQKKLTHLLDEIYSFQAEILELETNELQRIQKISFWSDLILSAFALIGAMGLSWVIVRSITLPLNHALSASETVASGNLNIILDTNRKDETGKLLSSMDIMVGNLKSLITVVRDTSQIAKESSFEIEAQVESVNNTSQQIAAGSEESSASLEELSSSFQNVASAVEREAKLAGQIDSRSQNFVKQLREVEISLSDLVKTSQAAEISAEKGKATVLKATKAMEDIRGISQQIRGIVDIITEISEQTNLLSLNASIEAARAGEAGKGFAVVASEISKLSTRTNESVKGIQDLISSTDGIVELGTQNVGEVILSIESVSEDIRSIHAASESVITALGEQLRSAEGISATIREVSELSSEVAEATKEQKAAVAEISESMQNSTAEAQRLASISQKLASQAQGLKARTEQLDSNLSRFQI, from the coding sequence ATGTTTGCAAATATGAGTATAGCCAACCGGTTGCGCGGATCCTTTTTCCTAATCGTTCTAATTTTACTGGTTATTGCCAGCGTGGGAATTGTTTCCTTGGATCGAGTCTTCGAAGCGATCAATGGGCCGATGCGTGAGGCGATTCTCAAAAAAGATTTGGCCTCTAAACTCCTTAGAAGTACGATCGAAATGGAATTTAGGCAAGTCAAAGCTTTCAGGCTCGATAAAGCGAATGAAATTCAGGAAAGCCCGGGAAAGTTTCTAACCGAATTCCGAGAAAAAACCGATCGCGATCTTCGAACTCTGGAGCCGCTTATAAAAAGGCCCAAAGGTATTAAATTATTAAAAGAATTCAAAAAAGAACGAGAACATTATCTAAGCATTCTAGAAAAAATTTTGGTTTTACAAAGCTCGAAAGCCGGGCTGACCGAAGTCACATCATTCTTTCATTCGGAAGTGGACCCCTCTCAAAAAAAACTTACTCATTTGCTGGATGAAATTTATTCCTTTCAGGCGGAAATATTGGAATTAGAGACGAACGAGCTGCAAAGAATTCAGAAAATCAGTTTTTGGTCGGATCTAATCCTATCCGCTTTTGCCCTAATCGGTGCAATGGGATTGTCCTGGGTCATCGTTCGAAGTATTACGTTACCGTTAAACCACGCCTTATCTGCCTCGGAAACCGTCGCCTCCGGAAATTTAAATATAATCTTAGATACGAATCGAAAAGATGAAACGGGAAAATTGCTCTCTTCGATGGATATTATGGTAGGTAATTTGAAATCTCTGATTACCGTCGTAAGAGATACCTCGCAAATTGCGAAAGAAAGCTCGTTCGAAATAGAAGCTCAAGTTGAAAGCGTAAATAATACGTCTCAACAGATTGCAGCCGGTTCGGAAGAATCTTCGGCGTCGTTAGAAGAGTTATCGTCTTCTTTTCAAAACGTAGCCTCGGCAGTCGAACGTGAAGCGAAGCTCGCAGGACAAATCGACTCAAGGTCGCAAAATTTCGTAAAGCAATTGCGCGAAGTGGAAATCTCTCTATCCGATTTGGTAAAAACCTCGCAAGCCGCCGAAATCTCCGCCGAAAAAGGAAAGGCAACGGTCTTAAAAGCGACGAAAGCCATGGAAGATATACGTGGAATTTCCCAGCAAATTCGAGGCATTGTCGATATAATCACTGAAATTTCAGAACAAACTAATTTACTTTCTCTGAATGCGTCTATCGAAGCGGCGCGAGCGGGAGAAGCCGGAAAAGGATTCGCAGTCGTTGCTTCCGAAATCTCGAAGTTATCGACAAGGACGAATGAAAGCGTTAAGGGTATCCAAGATTTGATTTCCAGCACTGATGGAATCGTCGAGCTGGGGACGCAAAACGTAGGAGAAGTGATACTTTCGATCGAATCCGTATCCGAAGACATTCGGAGTATCCATGCCGCTTCCGAATCGGTAATCACTGCATTGGGCGAACAACTTCGTTCTGCGGAAGGCATCTCCGCTACGATTCGCGAAGTTTCCGAACTTTCGTCCGAGGTTGCAGAGGCCACTAAGGAACAAAAAGCTGCCGTTGCGGAAATCAGCGAATCTATGCAGAATTCCACGGCGGAGGCGCAAAGATTAGCTTCCATTTCACAGAAATTAGCAAGCCAGGCTCAGGGTTTAAAAGCGAGAACCGAGCAACTGGATTCTAATTTATCCCGGTTTCAAATTTAA
- the queG gene encoding tRNA epoxyqueuosine(34) reductase QueG has translation MFMESKELLPELESIAHKNGFQLFGAAKAIVPDVDKRNILEWVQDGRHGKMDWFPRNMKLRLELEGLGFQAETVFVLGALYSDPDYEEITSKLPFRFSRYATGTDYHTVLKKSARDVMDILRNRFPNNVFRQGVDSLPVPEKILAREAGLGWIGKNTNLLNEQIGSYFFLTVIFTDLPLRIASLSAKDRCGTCDECIRACPTGALAPYQIDARKCISYKTIEDRSPTVEGLHGWVYGCDICQEVCPWNRVKAKRRGAATEIEEFRVRDFFRSPGPIILALTEEEFQRQFSDAAVNRISYAQFRRNLISASSE, from the coding sequence ATGTTCATGGAAAGTAAAGAACTTCTACCCGAATTGGAATCAATCGCTCATAAAAACGGCTTTCAATTATTCGGAGCCGCAAAAGCGATCGTGCCGGATGTGGATAAACGAAATATTCTAGAATGGGTTCAGGACGGCAGACACGGGAAGATGGACTGGTTTCCGCGGAATATGAAACTCAGATTAGAATTGGAAGGGTTAGGATTTCAGGCCGAGACCGTATTCGTTTTAGGGGCACTTTATTCGGATCCGGACTACGAAGAGATTACTTCCAAGCTGCCGTTTCGTTTTTCCAGATATGCGACCGGTACCGACTATCATACCGTACTAAAAAAATCCGCTCGGGATGTGATGGATATTCTCAGAAACAGGTTTCCGAATAACGTTTTTAGACAGGGAGTGGATTCTTTGCCGGTTCCTGAAAAAATTTTAGCGAGAGAAGCCGGCCTGGGGTGGATCGGAAAAAATACAAATTTGTTAAACGAACAGATCGGTTCCTACTTTTTTTTAACGGTAATCTTTACGGACCTTCCTCTCCGAATTGCCTCCCTCTCTGCCAAGGATCGATGTGGAACCTGCGATGAATGCATTCGGGCTTGTCCAACCGGAGCGCTCGCACCGTACCAAATAGACGCACGTAAATGTATTTCTTATAAGACGATCGAAGATCGTTCTCCCACCGTTGAAGGGTTACACGGGTGGGTATACGGCTGCGATATCTGCCAAGAAGTATGCCCCTGGAATCGGGTAAAAGCGAAGAGAAGAGGGGCGGCTACTGAAATCGAAGAGTTCAGAGTTCGCGATTTCTTTAGGTCACCCGGACCGATCATACTTGCTCTTACCGAGGAGGAATTTCAGCGGCAATTCTCGGATGCCGCTGTCAATCGCATCTCTTACGCGCAATTTCGTCGTAATCTCATCTCTGCGAGTTCAGAATAA
- a CDS encoding LIC_11502 family protein has protein sequence MDTGENELDLPLSVLSGGIPIQDLLTAAKEAGIPAQMNNSSLLNRCLLAGLVGALKGFSERELSPFLPTHKIIFPEIKNELTEIFSSLAIDESDGPSWLRESFEYGTKKVYHLEWKLYSSQELF, from the coding sequence ATGGATACCGGAGAAAACGAATTAGATCTTCCTCTCTCCGTTTTAAGCGGCGGGATCCCGATACAGGATCTCCTTACCGCAGCAAAGGAAGCGGGAATTCCCGCGCAAATGAACAACAGCTCCCTCTTGAACCGTTGCTTATTGGCAGGATTAGTCGGCGCCTTGAAAGGATTCTCGGAACGCGAACTTTCTCCGTTCCTTCCGACGCATAAAATCATTTTTCCCGAAATTAAGAATGAACTTACCGAAATTTTTTCCAGCCTTGCTATCGATGAATCGGACGGACCAAGCTGGTTACGGGAATCCTTCGAATACGGAACCAAAAAAGTCTATCATCTCGAGTGGAAATTGTATTCCTCCCAAGAATTATTTTAA
- a CDS encoding DUF350 domain-containing protein, translating to MDFVWKYLSLLGKDLVFFLLGFLVFYIGKKVKDWLEPRKLDEELVRSDNGALALSLSGYYLGIIILFITIVSHPGDGTGLIGDVIQVSAYSLLGVVLLLVSQWLNDAFILRGIDAQEEVYENKNLAVGTVLFGGTIASSFFIAAALNGDIGSKVFPGGLGLSISPIWERTLIGAILSVVFFLIGQLGMILFTFYYQLWIPYKLKDELESKQNLAAGIAFAGALLAIGILLTRALFREFDSIMQTGILLLLDLCFAFLVIPVLHFFAGRVILSGSTLKHEIAEDQNFGAGLLEAVVLVSFSAIIFFAV from the coding sequence ATGGATTTTGTCTGGAAATATCTTTCCTTATTAGGAAAGGACTTAGTTTTCTTTTTACTCGGCTTTCTTGTCTTTTATATCGGAAAAAAAGTCAAAGATTGGCTTGAACCTAGAAAATTGGATGAAGAACTTGTCCGTTCAGATAATGGCGCTTTGGCTTTAAGTCTTTCCGGATATTATCTCGGAATCATCATACTATTCATCACGATTGTATCCCATCCTGGCGATGGGACGGGGCTGATAGGCGACGTAATTCAAGTTTCGGCATATTCACTTTTAGGCGTAGTCCTGCTCCTCGTGTCCCAATGGTTAAACGACGCATTCATCCTTCGGGGAATCGACGCTCAAGAAGAAGTTTACGAAAACAAAAATTTGGCCGTAGGCACGGTACTGTTCGGGGGAACGATCGCTAGTTCCTTTTTTATCGCCGCCGCTTTAAACGGAGACATAGGATCGAAAGTTTTTCCCGGGGGATTAGGGTTGTCGATTTCCCCTATCTGGGAACGAACCTTAATCGGTGCCATATTATCCGTAGTTTTCTTTTTGATCGGTCAATTGGGGATGATTCTTTTTACGTTCTACTATCAACTCTGGATTCCGTATAAGTTAAAGGACGAGTTAGAATCCAAACAAAATTTAGCCGCTGGAATTGCATTTGCAGGAGCGCTTCTCGCGATCGGAATTCTTTTGACGAGAGCCTTATTTCGAGAATTCGATTCAATTATGCAAACTGGCATTCTGCTTCTGCTAGATTTATGCTTTGCGTTTTTGGTCATCCCTGTCCTCCATTTTTTTGCGGGAAGAGTTATCTTATCCGGATCGACCTTAAAGCATGAGATAGCCGAAGATCAGAATTTCGGGGCAGGTTTATTGGAAGCGGTCGTACTAGTTTCGTTTTCCGCGATTATCTTCTTTGCGGTTTAG
- the map gene encoding type I methionyl aminopeptidase, with protein sequence MIYIKNKTEIEKMRAAGKLAARLLDYISGYIKPGVSTLELNDLCEEFTKKNGGKSAPLGYKGFPKSVCTSINEVVCHGIPKATDVLKSGDIVNIDVTPIVDGYHGDSSRTFIVGGKSTPEVEHLVQDAEKAMWVGIEQVKPGNRISDIANAIDDYLTPKGYGIVRDLMGHGIGRGFHEEPQVPHFRSNRKLTKLEPGMTFTIEPMVNLGTWEVIFSKKDGWTVTTKDGKWSAQFEHTILVTEKGYEILTLP encoded by the coding sequence TTGATCTACATCAAGAACAAGACCGAAATCGAGAAAATGAGGGCGGCAGGGAAACTAGCCGCCAGACTTTTGGACTATATTTCCGGGTATATCAAACCCGGAGTTAGTACATTAGAACTCAATGATCTTTGCGAAGAGTTCACTAAAAAGAACGGAGGCAAGTCGGCTCCCTTGGGATACAAGGGATTTCCGAAATCGGTCTGTACATCCATCAACGAGGTTGTCTGTCATGGGATTCCCAAGGCAACCGACGTTTTAAAATCCGGAGATATCGTTAATATCGATGTCACTCCGATCGTGGATGGATATCACGGCGATTCCTCTCGAACATTTATCGTCGGCGGTAAAAGTACTCCCGAAGTGGAGCATTTAGTTCAGGATGCGGAAAAGGCGATGTGGGTGGGAATCGAGCAGGTCAAACCCGGCAATCGTATTAGTGATATTGCGAATGCAATCGATGATTATCTGACACCAAAAGGTTATGGGATCGTTAGAGATCTTATGGGCCACGGTATCGGTCGCGGATTTCATGAAGAACCACAGGTCCCTCATTTCCGATCCAACCGGAAATTGACTAAACTCGAACCCGGAATGACTTTTACTATCGAACCCATGGTGAATTTGGGTACTTGGGAAGTTATTTTTTCCAAGAAAGACGGTTGGACGGTCACGACAAAAGACGGAAAATGGTCCGCTCAGTTCGAGCATACGATACTTGTCACCGAAAAAGGCTATGAAATTTTAACCCTCCCGTAG